A portion of the Pangasianodon hypophthalmus isolate fPanHyp1 chromosome 20, fPanHyp1.pri, whole genome shotgun sequence genome contains these proteins:
- the pusl1 gene encoding tRNA pseudouridine synthase-like 1 isoform X3 produces the protein MQQSSTVTRYLIFFQYLGTKYSGVMKAPAHQPLQGVQNHLENAVRRLKPVNEVSVSISSRTDTGVHALCNSAHLDIQRRGDKPPFTERVLTDALNFFLKPEPIRITRVYCVRSDFHARYRAISRTYVYRLATGVCHHTQLPITEKDLCWTLWDTDIQFWELQFKSRSFLYKQVRRMVGALVAVGRGKLSVSQVQDLLDTRDSMAYPQNMAAPPYGLFLINVEYNDSDLKPYRGDID, from the exons ATGCAGCAAAGCAGTACTGTTACTCGCTATCTCATCTTCTTTCAGTACCTCGGAACCAAATACAG TGGGGTGATGAAGGCTCCTGCACATCAGCCTCTGCAGGGAGTGCAGAACCACTTAGAG AACGCAGTGCGAAGGCTGAAGCCTGTAAATGAAGTGTCGGTGTCCATCTCCAGTCGAACAGACACCGGTGTGCATGCACTCTGTAACTCTGCACATCTAGACATCCAGCGTAGAGGAGATAAACCTCCCTTCACTGAACGAGTCCTGACTGACGCCTTAAACTTCTTTTTAAAACCAGAGCCCATCAG AATCACAAGAGTCTACTGCGTACGGAGTGACTTTCACGCCCGCTACCGTGCCATATCAAGAACCTACGTGTACCGCTTGGCCACGGGAGTCTGCCACCACACTCAACTGCCCATAACAGAGAAGGATTTGTGCTGGACGTTATGGGACAC aGACATCCAGTTTTGGGAGCTCCAGTTTAAAAGTAGGTCCTTTTTATACAAACAA GTGCGGAGGATGGTTGGGGCGTTGGTTGCAGTTGGCCGGGGTAAACTGTCTGTCAGTCAGGTTCAGGATCTGTTAGACACCAGGGACAGCATGGCCTACCCTCAAAACATGGCGGCTCCACCCTACGGCCTCTTTCTGATCAACGTGGAGTATAACGACTCGG ATCTGAAGCCTTACAGAGGGGACATTGACTGA
- the pusl1 gene encoding tRNA pseudouridine synthase-like 1 isoform X2: MQQSSTVTRYLIFFQYLGTKYSGVMKAPAHQPLQGVQNHLENAVRRLKPVNEVSVSISSRTDTGVHALCNSAHLDIQRRGDKPPFTERVLTDALNFFLKPEPIRITRVYCVRSDFHARYRAISRTYVYRLATGVCHHTQLPITEKDLCWTLWDTELNVDAMREAGAVLQGTHDFSTFRALSSDAPFKNPLKTMELVQVQPGLSFSQRHFHGDIQFWELQFKSRSFLYKQVRRMVGALVAVGRGKLSVSQVQDLLDTRDSMAYPQNMAAPPYGLFLINVEYNDSDLKPYRGDID; the protein is encoded by the exons ATGCAGCAAAGCAGTACTGTTACTCGCTATCTCATCTTCTTTCAGTACCTCGGAACCAAATACAG TGGGGTGATGAAGGCTCCTGCACATCAGCCTCTGCAGGGAGTGCAGAACCACTTAGAG AACGCAGTGCGAAGGCTGAAGCCTGTAAATGAAGTGTCGGTGTCCATCTCCAGTCGAACAGACACCGGTGTGCATGCACTCTGTAACTCTGCACATCTAGACATCCAGCGTAGAGGAGATAAACCTCCCTTCACTGAACGAGTCCTGACTGACGCCTTAAACTTCTTTTTAAAACCAGAGCCCATCAG AATCACAAGAGTCTACTGCGTACGGAGTGACTTTCACGCCCGCTACCGTGCCATATCAAGAACCTACGTGTACCGCTTGGCCACGGGAGTCTGCCACCACACTCAACTGCCCATAACAGAGAAGGATTTGTGCTGGACGTTATGGGACAC GGAGCTGAATGTCGACGCCATGCGAGAGGCGGGAGCCGTTTTACAGGGAACACACGATTTCAGCACCTTCCGCGCACTCAGCTCAGACGCTCCATTCAAGAACCCGCTGAAGACCATGGAGCTGGTCCAGGTACAGCCGGGCCTCTCCTTCAGCCAGCGCCACTTCCACGG aGACATCCAGTTTTGGGAGCTCCAGTTTAAAAGTAGGTCCTTTTTATACAAACAA GTGCGGAGGATGGTTGGGGCGTTGGTTGCAGTTGGCCGGGGTAAACTGTCTGTCAGTCAGGTTCAGGATCTGTTAGACACCAGGGACAGCATGGCCTACCCTCAAAACATGGCGGCTCCACCCTACGGCCTCTTTCTGATCAACGTGGAGTATAACGACTCGG ATCTGAAGCCTTACAGAGGGGACATTGACTGA
- the pusl1 gene encoding tRNA pseudouridine synthase-like 1 isoform X1 produces MQQSSTVTRYLIFFQYLGTKYSGVMKAPAHQPLQGVQNHLENAVRRLKPVNEVSVSISSRTDTGVHALCNSAHLDIQRRGDKPPFTERVLTDALNFFLKPEPIRITRVYCVRSDFHARYRAISRTYVYRLATGVCHHTQLPITEKDLCWTLWDTELNVDAMREAGAVLQGTHDFSTFRALSSDAPFKNPLKTMELVQVQPGLSFSQRHFHGYTISTSSHILGILETSSFGSSSLKVRRMVGALVAVGRGKLSVSQVQDLLDTRDSMAYPQNMAAPPYGLFLINVEYNDSDLKPYRGDID; encoded by the exons ATGCAGCAAAGCAGTACTGTTACTCGCTATCTCATCTTCTTTCAGTACCTCGGAACCAAATACAG TGGGGTGATGAAGGCTCCTGCACATCAGCCTCTGCAGGGAGTGCAGAACCACTTAGAG AACGCAGTGCGAAGGCTGAAGCCTGTAAATGAAGTGTCGGTGTCCATCTCCAGTCGAACAGACACCGGTGTGCATGCACTCTGTAACTCTGCACATCTAGACATCCAGCGTAGAGGAGATAAACCTCCCTTCACTGAACGAGTCCTGACTGACGCCTTAAACTTCTTTTTAAAACCAGAGCCCATCAG AATCACAAGAGTCTACTGCGTACGGAGTGACTTTCACGCCCGCTACCGTGCCATATCAAGAACCTACGTGTACCGCTTGGCCACGGGAGTCTGCCACCACACTCAACTGCCCATAACAGAGAAGGATTTGTGCTGGACGTTATGGGACAC GGAGCTGAATGTCGACGCCATGCGAGAGGCGGGAGCCGTTTTACAGGGAACACACGATTTCAGCACCTTCCGCGCACTCAGCTCAGACGCTCCATTCAAGAACCCGCTGAAGACCATGGAGCTGGTCCAGGTACAGCCGGGCCTCTCCTTCAGCCAGCGCCACTTCCACGGGTACACAATCTCCACATCCAGTCACATCCTGGGCATTCTGG aGACATCCAGTTTTGGGAGCTCCAGTTTAAAA GTGCGGAGGATGGTTGGGGCGTTGGTTGCAGTTGGCCGGGGTAAACTGTCTGTCAGTCAGGTTCAGGATCTGTTAGACACCAGGGACAGCATGGCCTACCCTCAAAACATGGCGGCTCCACCCTACGGCCTCTTTCTGATCAACGTGGAGTATAACGACTCGG ATCTGAAGCCTTACAGAGGGGACATTGACTGA